A genome region from Penicillium psychrofluorescens genome assembly, chromosome: 3 includes the following:
- a CDS encoding uncharacterized protein (ID:PFLUO_004771-T1.cds;~source:funannotate) — MAARKIILYTNLSCPWAHRAHIALRETGLDFEQVLIDLDTPREPWYLEINPAGLVPSLSYNGNIITESAIVAQFIADAHPSHLLPPSGPADNALYRARIRFFIDAFFPKVQVAYMKCIRSSSEAEREEMTQEMVAAIKKGIEPLLEPKAGQGKGPFFGGSEKLTLAEVQCGSFLIRMLALAKPEHGLVSTKLPTLLEQQAPRFKRWAEATSAHESVNYIFNEQECADRMRRRFAGTSSKV; from the exons ATGGCTGCACGCAAGATCATCCTATACACTAACCTCAGCTGCCCCTGGGCACACCGTGCTCACATCGCCCTGCGCGAAACAGGCCTGGACTTCGAACAAGTCCTCATCGATCTTGACACGCCCCGCGAGCCGTGGTATCTGGAAATCAACCCG GCCGGCCTTGTCCCCAGCCTCTCCTACAACGGCAACATAATCACCGAATCCGCCATAGTCGCGCAATTTATCGCAGACGCTCACCCGTCCCATCTTCTGCCCCCGTCCGGCCCCGCTGATAACGCTCTCTACCGGGCCCGCAtccgcttcttcatcgatgcctTCTTCCCGAAGGTTCAGGTTGCTTATATGAAGTGTATCAGGTCTTCGTCGGAGGctgagcgcgaggagatgacGCAGGAAATGGTTGCTGCTATCAAGAAGGGGATTGAGCCGCTTCTTGAACCGAAGGCGGGCCAGGGTAAGGGCCCGTTCTTTGGGGGAAGTGAGAAATTGACTCTCGCTGAG GTCCAGTGCGGCTCATTCCTCATTCGCATGCTCGCTTTAGCCAAGCCGGAGCATGGCCTCGTCAGCACGAAGCTGCCTACTCTGCTCGAGCAGCAAGCTCCGCGATTCAAGCGCTGGGCCGAGGCGACGTCTGCCCACGAGAGCGTGAATTACATCTTCAATGAGCAGGAATGTGCGGATCGGATGCGGAGGAGGTTTGCCGGAACGTCGTCGAAGGTGTAG